Proteins encoded within one genomic window of Candidatus Polarisedimenticolia bacterium:
- a CDS encoding ATP-binding protein: MRSRSLLGQLLRDQVLLALLSAVVLVLAGTGATAILLRKQQDDMLRSLGRSLCHTIAEENREESSKSPAEAAQEALGEVALSDLRIEVEDAVGKPVASSGSLDGWSRPARGALAQGKCTTRRSRGQGPLQGSRACFEQCKGDLRILVAASNIHGRSDIRLAVKVMSGTLLVLLGTAALAGRALIRRRLQPLQRLASAAARLGTIPGSTLGVGAEPSELARLESSIDHLLGQLQDALRREKRFTQEASHELRTSLTVLRARVEGLRARALDPDRLAVETGALIANLDALDRLVEALLLLARSEEDAELPRSTVNLCDLAREAAQARREADGGGSPALEVVAPDEILVAGSEELLGRALSNLVDNARKFGGAAARIRIHVAREDSRACVSVEDSGPGIPAESRPHVFERFFRDPSRRGSIQGTGLGLAVVRSIALRHHGGVSTGGSDALGGEAVRMWLPILGSEAHPQSLSPLERS, from the coding sequence GTGAGGTCCCGCTCCCTCCTTGGGCAGCTGCTGCGGGACCAGGTCCTCCTCGCGTTGCTCAGTGCGGTCGTTCTCGTTCTGGCCGGGACGGGAGCGACCGCCATCCTGCTCCGCAAGCAGCAGGATGACATGCTGCGCTCCCTGGGCCGCTCCCTGTGCCACACCATCGCCGAGGAAAACCGTGAGGAGTCCTCCAAGTCGCCGGCCGAAGCCGCCCAGGAAGCGCTCGGCGAGGTAGCTCTCTCGGATCTTCGCATCGAGGTCGAGGACGCCGTTGGGAAACCGGTTGCCTCGAGCGGGTCGCTGGATGGCTGGAGCCGTCCGGCGCGCGGCGCCCTGGCGCAGGGGAAATGCACCACGCGCCGGTCCCGGGGCCAGGGACCGTTGCAGGGATCCCGGGCCTGCTTCGAGCAATGCAAGGGGGATCTCCGCATCCTGGTCGCCGCCTCCAATATCCACGGCCGATCGGACATTCGCCTTGCGGTGAAGGTCATGTCCGGGACTCTCCTGGTGCTGCTCGGGACCGCGGCGTTGGCGGGACGAGCGCTGATTCGGCGCCGGCTGCAGCCCCTGCAGCGCCTGGCGAGCGCGGCCGCCAGACTCGGCACGATTCCCGGCAGCACGCTCGGCGTCGGCGCGGAGCCCTCGGAGCTGGCACGCCTGGAAAGCTCGATCGACCACTTGCTGGGGCAGCTGCAAGACGCCCTGCGGCGTGAGAAGCGCTTCACCCAGGAAGCCTCCCACGAGCTGAGGACTTCGCTGACGGTGCTGCGCGCGCGGGTGGAAGGGCTGCGTGCGCGGGCCCTCGATCCGGACCGGCTCGCCGTCGAGACAGGCGCCCTCATTGCCAACCTCGACGCTTTGGATCGGCTCGTGGAGGCCCTGCTGCTCTTGGCGCGGTCGGAGGAGGATGCCGAGCTGCCCCGCTCCACGGTCAACCTGTGTGATCTGGCGCGGGAGGCGGCGCAGGCGCGCCGCGAGGCGGACGGCGGCGGTTCCCCGGCGCTCGAAGTGGTCGCTCCGGACGAGATCCTCGTTGCCGGGAGCGAGGAGCTGCTCGGAAGGGCACTCTCCAACCTGGTCGACAATGCGCGGAAATTCGGCGGCGCCGCCGCCCGCATCCGCATCCACGTGGCGCGCGAGGACTCCCGAGCCTGCGTGAGCGTGGAGGATTCGGGTCCGGGCATTCCCGCCGAGTCACGGCCGCACGTTTTCGAGCGCTTCTTTCGGGATCCCTCCCGGCGCGGGTCAATTCAGGGGACAGGACTGGGCCTGGCGGTCGTGCGCTCGATTGCGCTGCGCCATCACGGCGGGGTCTCGACGGGCGGCAGCGACGCCCTGGGCGGCGAAGCGGTCAGGATGTGGCTGCCGATCCTGGGTTCCGAAGCCCACCCTCAGAGCTTGTCGCCCCTCGAGCGCAGCTGA